In one Hoplias malabaricus isolate fHopMal1 chromosome X1, fHopMal1.hap1, whole genome shotgun sequence genomic region, the following are encoded:
- the LOC136675596 gene encoding homeobox protein Meis3-like: MEKRYEELVHYPGSEVMPVGGYGEAMRSLPPPHYGHTVPDSLKHHRDQIYGHPLFPLLALVFEKCELATCSPRDSTSLSNPAHLSGMTGHGDVCSSDSFNEDIAAFAKQIRSEKPIFSSNPELDNLMIQAIQVLRFHLLELEKVHDLCDNFCHRYITCLKGKMPTDLVLEERDSGSKSDMEDFTGSCTSLSEQNQTWLRDTDDCVSPSSGTPSASCGLSVHNAENCSDAGDGLDGAVASPSTGEEDDSDRDRRSNKKRGIFPKVATNIMRAWLFQHLSHPYPSEEQKKQLSQDTGLTILQVNNWFINARRRIVQPMIDQSNRSGQGAPYSPEGAAIGYGLEGQPHLGLRTAGLQGMPSLASDYPGALLPQPSYTHAAPSLHTYPAPHTAMLLHPHPHPHTAEPLIGQSLDIHAH; the protein is encoded by the exons ATGGAGAAAAGG tatgaAGAGCTGGTCCACTACCCAGGGTCTGAAGTTATGCCAGTGGGGGGGTATGGTGAAGCAATGAGGTCCCTGCCACCCCCTCACTACGGTCACACTGTACCCGACTCGCTCAAACACCACCGAGATCAGATCTATGG ccATCCACTGTTTCCGCTCCTGGCTCTGGTGTTTGAGAAGTGTGAACTGGCCACCTGCTCACCACGTGACTCGACCTCCCTCTCGAACCCTGCCCATCTCTCTGGAATGACCGGCCACGGCGATGTCTGCTCTTCTGACTCTTTCAACGAGGACATCGCAGCCTTCGCCAAACAG ATTCGTTCAGAGAAACCCATCTTTTCGTCGAAtccagaactggacaacctg ATGATCCAGGCCATCCAAGTACTGCGCTTTCACCTGCTGGAGCTGGAAAAG GTTCATGACCTGTGTGACAATTTCTGTCATCGCTACATCACCTGCCTGAAGGGAAAGATGCCCACTGACCTGGTGTTAGAGGAGCGAGACAGTGGCTCTAAATCTGATATGGAAGATTTCACCGGCTCCTGCACCAGCCTCTCAGAGCAG AATCAGACTTGGTTGCGGGACACAGACGACTGTGTGTCTCCCTCCTCAGGGACCCCCAGTGCTTCCTGTGGACTCAGCGTACACAACGCAGAGAACTGCAGTGACGCtg GAGACGGCTTGGACGGAGCTGTAGCGTCTCCCAGTACAGGAGAGGAGGACGactcagacagagacagaaggagCAACAAGAAAAGAGGAATTTTCCCCAAAGTGGCAACCAACATCATGCGGGCGTGGCTCTTCCAGCATTTATCG CACCCGTACCCATCTGAAGAGCAGAAAAAACAGCTCTCTCAAGACACAGGACTCACCATCCTGCAGGTCAACAACTG GTTTATAAACGCCAGACGCAGAATAGTCCAGCCCATGATTGACCAGTCAAATCGCTCAG GTCAAGGTGCCCCATACAGCCCAGAGGGAGCAGCAATAGGCTATGGATTAGAGGGTCAACCTCACTTAGGCCTTAGGACAGCAG GTCTGCAGGGGATGCCGTCTCTGGCGTCTGATTATCCCGGAGCTCTCCTTCCACAGCCCAGTTACACACACGCTGCTCCGTCACTGCACACGTACCCTGCCCCTCACACGGCAATGCTCCTGCacccacacccccacccccacaccgCAGAGCCTCTCATCGGACAGAGCCTCGACATCCATGCCCACTGA